AGTTGTTCCCTCACCTATCGATTATTGAAAATTTAACCCTTGCACAAATCAAGGTGTTAAATCGCAACAAAAAAGAGGCTGAAGCAAAGGGGTTAAAATTACTTGAACGCGTTGGGTTATCAAGCCATGCCAATAAGTTTCCATCCCAACTCTCAGGTGGGCAACAACAGCGTGTTGCCATCGCGCGTGCATTATGTATGGATCCTGTTGCGATGCTGTTTGATGAACCTACCTCTGCACTTGACCCTGAGATGATCAATGAAGTGCTTGATGTTATGGTAGAGCTAGCGAATGAAGGGATGACGATGATGGTCGTGACTCATGAAATGGGCTTTGCTAAAAAGGTTGCCAATCGAGTGATCTTTATGGATGAAGGGAGAATTGTCGAGGACAGTAAAAAAGAAGATTTCTTCGCTAACCCACAATCAGACAGAGCAAAAGATTTCCTTGCTAAGATCCTGCATTAATACTGGCTAAATTATAATTAAATCGTGCTATTAGGAAGCCTCAATTAAACAAAAACTGAGGCTTCTTTGTTAAACACCGATTGTCAATGCATCTATTCCAGTAATATCTTCATTTTTTTCGGTAAAATGCTATCAATCCTCGCGTTTTTTGGTTAAGTTGTGGGGTTATCAGACTAAAGATTCTGACTCCGTTCCCTGAAACGATATCCAGCTTCCCCCTCCGGTTCAGCTAATCAACTATTGTTGTTTTAGGGCATGATCCGCTATGCTATGCGGATCTAAATTAGAGAAAGTCATTAACGCTACTGAGTAGCATTTATTCACCATAGGATTATCGGTGCCATGCAAGAACAATATCGTCCAGAAGATATAGAGCCTAAAGTACAGCGTCACTGGGATGAAAAGTCCACATTCAAAGTGATTGAAGACAACAGCAAAGAGAAATACTACTGCCTGTCCATGCTACCTTACCCTTCTGGTCGACTACACATGGGCCACGTACGTAACTACACTATGGGTGATGTTATCTCCCGTTATCAGCGTTTGTTAGGTAAAAATGTCCTGCAACCAATAGGTTGGGATGCTTTTGGTCTACCTGCTGAAGGGGCTGCGGTTAAGAACAAAACGGCTCCGGCTCCATGGACTTATGCCAATATTGAATACATGAAAGGCCAACTAAGAATGTTGGGCTTTGGTTACGATTGGGATCGTGAAGTCACAACTTGTACTCCTGAATACTATCGTTGGGAGCAATGGTTCTTCACAAAACTGTATGAAAAAGGTTTAGTTTACAAAAAAACTTCCGCAGTAAACTGGTGCCCACACGATTTAACTGTACTGGCTAACGAACAAGTCATTGATGGTTGCTGCTGGCGCTGTGACACAGCCGTTGAGCGCAAAGAAATTCCTCAGTGGTTTATTAAAATCACCGCTTACGCAGAAGAATTGCTCAACGATCTGGATACTTTGGATGATTGGCCTGAACAAGTCAAAACCATGCAACGTAACTGGATTGGGCGTTCTGAAGGGGTTGAAATCACCTTTGATGTTGCTGATCGTAACGATAAATTAACCGTATACACTACACGCCCAGATACCTTTATGGGTGCAACTTATGTTGCAGTTGCTGCCGGTCACCCTCTGGCCCAAGAGGCCGCAGAGAAAAACGCGGCTTTAGCTGATTTTATTGAAGAATGCCGTAGTACCAAAACAGCAGAAGCTGATATGGCAACGATGGATAAAAAAGGCATGGCAACGGGCTTTTATGTTATCCATCCACTGACACAAGAAAAATTGCCAATTTGGGTAGCTAACTTTGTCTTAATGGAATACGGTACTGGTGCTGTTATGGCAGTTCCTGCTCACGACCAACGTGACTGGGAATTTGCCCACAAATATAATTTGCCACTAAAAGCGGTTATTGCTGATGCTGAAGGTAATACACCGGATATTTCTCAAGAAGCGATGACAGAAAAATTTGCGCTGATTAACTCAGGCGAATTTAGCGGATTAGACAATGCTGCTGGCTTTAACGCAATCGCTGATAAATTGGTTGCTATTGGCGCAGGTCAACGCAAAGTTAATTATCGCTTACGTGATTGGGGTGTATCTCGCCAACGTTACTGGGGCGCACCAATTCCTATGGCAACACTGGAAGATGGTACGGTTGTGCCTGTTCCTGAAGATCAATTGCCAGTGGTTCTGCCTGAAGACGTTGTAATGGATGGCATCACTAGCCCAATTAAAGCCGATCCTGAGTGGGCAAAAACCACAATTAACGGCCAGCCAGCACTGCGCGAAACAGATACCTTTGACACCTTTATGGAGTCTTCTTGGTATTATGCACGCTACACTTGCCCACAATATGATGAAGGCATGTTAGATCCTGCTGCGGCAAACTACTGGCTGCCAGTTGACCAATACATTGGTGGTATTGAACACGCCATCATGCACTTAATGTATTTCCGTTTCTTCCATAAACTGATGCGTGATGCAGGTTTAGTGAATTCAGATGAACCCGCTAAACGCTTGCTGTGCCAAGGTATGGTATTGGCTGATGCCTTCTACTACACCGGTAGTGATGGCCAACGTGTTTGGGTTTCACCGGCAGATGCTATCGTTGAGCGTGATGAGAAGAGCCGTATAATCAAAGCCGTTGATAACGAAGGACATGAACTGGTCTATACCGGTATGAGCAAAATGTCTAAATCTAAAAACAACGGTATCGACCCGCAATTGATGGTTGAAAAATACGGTGCTGATACCGTACGTCTGTTCATGATGTTTGCGGCACCACCTGAATTGACACTGGAATGGCAGGAATCAAGCGTTGAAGGTGCAAACCGCTTTGTTCGTCGTGTATGGCGTATTGTGCATGAGCATACCCAAAAAGGTGCAACACAACCGCTTGATATTAATGCACTAACAACTGAGCAAAAAGACTTACGTCGTGATCTGCATAAAACCATTGCTAAAGTTACTGATGACTTTGCTCGCCGTTATGCTTTTAACACAGCTATCGCAGCTATTATGGAGTTCATGAACAAGTTAGTTCGTGCACCACAAGAAACTGAACAAGATCGTGCATTAGTGCAAGAATCACTTGAAGCAATCACCTTGATGCTATCACCAATCATTCCACATGCTTGTTTTGAAATGTGGAAAGCATTAGGTCACACTGATGATATCGATTTTGCAAGCTGGCCGGTCGCTGATGAAAAAGCGATGATTGACGATACCAAATTAGTCGTTATCCAAGTCAATGGTAAAGTACGTGGTCGTATCACAGTACCTGCTGATGCTGTTCAAGATTATGTTCTGGATATGGCTTCAAAAGAAGGTAGTGTGTCTAAATACCTTGAAAACGTCACGATCCGTAAAGTGATTTATGTTCCGGGTAAATTACTGAACTTAGTTGTTGGCTGATAAGGAGGCCAGGTGCGCTATCTGATAACTTTATTACTGAGCCTGTCGGTGCTAGTCACCGCAGGCTGTGGTTTTCGCCTTCAAGGAACGACGCAAATTCCTGATGAACTGAAAACATTACAGCTAAGTTCTAATGCACCTTATAGCGCTCTCACTAGAGCCGTTAGGGAGCAACTCAGACTGAATAACGTCACTATACTCGAAAACGGTAAACCTGATATCCCAATCTTAAAAATTACGGGTTCGTCAGAAACGACAGAAACGGTGTCGATATACCAAGATGGTAAAGCGGCTGAGAAGCAATTGACCTTTGTGCTCAATGCACAGGTGTTAATGCCTAATGGTTCTATTTACCCACTACAAAGCCAAGTGGAACGCACCTTCTTTGATAACCCATTGGAAGCACTTGCAAAAGATGCCGAAAATGAACTGGTTAAACAAGAAATGCGTGAACAAGCGGCACGTATACTAGTGCGTAAATTACTGATTGTTCATACTGCTGAGCTTGAAAAAGCAAATGCAGCGGCAGTTGTCCCTACTGTTGAGCAATAATGACCCGTATCTATCCCGAACAGCTGACTTCTCAGTTACAAGAGTCTCTGAGAAGTCGCTACCTAATATGGGGCAATGAGCCCCTATTAATCCAAGAAAGCCAAGACGCCATTCGAAAAATAGCGCAAACCCAAGGCTTTGAAGAACACTATACTTTTTCAATCGATGCAAATACTGATTGGGATGAAATCTTTAGTCTCTGTCAGGCATTAAGTCTTTTCGCTAACCGCCAATCACTCACTTTGATTTTGCCAGAAAACGGGCCAAATGCGGCAATGGCGGAAAAACTCACACAGCTATCAGGTTTGCTACACCCAGATATTTTGTTACTGCTGCGTGGGCACAAGCTGACTAAAGCACAAGAAAACAGTGCTTGGTTTAAAGCAATCAGTTCAGACAGTGTATATATCAGTTGTCTAACACCTGATTACCAACGTCTACCACAATGGGTTGCTAAACGCGCTCGTAGCATGAACTTGACGTTAGAAACAGAAGCGAATCAGCTACTGTGTTACTGTTACGAAGGAAACTTGTTGGGTCTAGCTCAGGCTCTTGAGCGACTATCACTACTTTACCCTGATGGTAAACTAACCCATCCAAGGGTTGAGTCAGCGGTAAATGATGCTGCGCATTTTACCCCTTATCATTGGGTTGATGCGATGTTGGCGGGGAAATCTCGTCGTGCATGGCATATTTTAGAACAGCTACGACATGAAGATACTGAAACAGTTATTCTACTGCGTTCAATTCAACGCGAATTAATGCTATTGCTAACTTTAAAACGCCAATCAGCAACCACATCATTAAAATCACTGTTTGATCAACACAAAGTTTGGCAAAACCGCCGACCACTTCTGACCGAAGCATTACAGCGTCTCAGCCTACATCAATTACAGTCAGCGTTACTCCTACTAACACAAGCGGAATTACACGCTAAACAAGATTTTAGCCACTCGGTATGGCCTGATTTGCAATCTCTATCTATGTTAATATGTACCAAATCCTTACCTGAGAGTTTTATTCATGACCTTTAAGCCCAAAGGACTTCAAGCGTTATTTGGTGGGACATTTGACCCAATACATTATGGCCATCTACGCCCAGTAGAAGCGCTAGCCAAACAAGTTGGCTTAGAAAAAGTCATTCTATTACCTAACCATGTTCCACCTCACAGGCCACAGCCTGAGGCGAGCCCAGCACAACGCTTAGAGATGGTACGTTTGGCTATTCAAGATAACCCTTTATTCACAATCGATACCCGAGAACTTGAACGAAACAGCCCTTCCTACACTATCGAAACATTAACGACATTACGTAAAGAAATGGGTTCAGAGCAGCCTTTAGCCTTTATTATTGGTCAAGACTCTCTACTTTCGATTAATACATGGCATGGGTGGGAGCAACTATTGAATAACTGCCATTTGCTAGTCTGTTCACGCCCGGGTTATGCGACTAATTTCAGTGATCCACAAATGCAAACATGGCTAGCCGAACACAAAACTGACGATCCCAACCAGCTTAGCTATACCCCGAGCGGTTATATATTTCTTGGTGATACACCACTAGTCGATATTTCAGCGACTGAGATCCGTAAAAACCTTAATTCAGGGCAATTAAATTCCAATCTTATACCACCAGCGGTAATGAGCTATATTCAACAACAACAGCTTTATCACAGCTGAAACAATGCTCTGACTTTTCTGCACTCAGGATAAGGCGACAAATAATATTGCTCACTAATATAGCTATCAGGATATTGAGTGAGCAATTGTAATATCATCGAAAGTGGATTATTGATCGATAAATACCCCAGCAAGTAATCGTTAATCAACCAACCCAAACGGGTCTTTTCATCTTTTGTCGCTTTATGTTTGAAGTAACCTTGAATATGTTGGATCGCATTGACGTGTAATTTACGTGTTGGTGTTTGGCTTAAAATTGCGAGTATTTTTTCTCGGTATTGTTCATAAAACTCACGTAAATCATAATGTTGACTAATACTAGCCACCATCTTACCCGTTGCTTGATAGCCTTGAGGTGAATAGGCCATTAATAAATATTTAAGCTTACTATGGAACGTAATAATACGATGGGAAGTTAAATCGTTAGCTAATACATCAAATCGGTTTTTGGTATACAACTGAATAAAGAAACGGTCTAAATGCTCAATATCTTGCCACTCACTCGTCGTGAGAAAGGGTGTATTAACATCAAATTTTTCTATTAACTGCTCTCGCAAACTGTCTTCACAAATCACGCCATCACACTCAAAGGCTAAACCCGTTATTTCTGGCTGTAAGATGAAATTTGTATGCTGTAAGGTCACTTGAACAATATCATCCATGGGATATTTCACATCCCCCACGATAGCAATATTGAATTGTGCACGTTCCATTATTTTTTACCTTAATTTATCGCTGATTAACACCTGTTATTAATTTTCTATCACTTTGTAAAGTTTGTACAAATTTCTTGCCCTAAGCGTCAGTTATTCATATAAATCTCTCACCTTGGGGAATATACTCGTCATACTTCAAGTTGCAGCGCTTTTGGTTAAGCTATAGTGAACTTCGCTCATTTGCACTAGTCACCTACTTATGTAGGCATGCAGCGACTCGCTGCACTTCGAATTATTTAGAGTATATAAAATAATTTAGCCGATTTTTCTAAAAATCTAGGGTAAAATGACCTAACCTTAATCGGTATATTACAAATTAGTGTTTAACGACGTTACACCCGCTACGCCTCAAAATATATTTGTTTTTTATTGGCTGGGTATAATTAGAATAAAGGTGAACCTTTTGCAAGGAACTGAACTCCAACAATTTATTGTCAATCAGCTTGATGACGCAAAAGCTGAAGATATCATTTCGATAGATGTTCATGGTAAGTCAAGTATTACTGACCAAATGATCATCTGTACAGGGACATCAAGCCGCCATTTAATGTCAGTTGCGGATCGCTTGATCGAAGCTTGCCGTAAAAATGGCTTATATCCACTCGGCGTTGAAGGCCAAGGGGTTTCAGATTGGATTGTGGTCGATCTTGGTGAAGCCATTGTCCATATCATGCAGGATGAAAGCCGTCGCATGTATGAACTCGAAAAACTCTGGAGCTGAGTTTGAAATTACAACTCATCGCCGTGGGAACAAAAATGCCGGACTGGGTTCAGACCGGCTTTATGGATTACCTTCACCGCTTCCCTAAAGATATGCCGTTTGAACTGATTGAAGTTCCGGCAGGGAAGCGAGGAAAAAATGCAGATATAAAGCGCATTCTCGAAAAAGAAGGCGAGTTAATGCTGGCTGCGGTTGGCAAAGGCAATCGTATCGTCACATTGGATATACCCGGTGAGCGGTGGGATACCCCCAAGCTTGCCAACCAACTTGAAAGCTGGAAACAAGATGGTCGCAACGTCAGCCTACTGATAGGTGGCCCTGAAGGGCTAGCCCCTGCTTGTAAAGAGGCTGCCATGCAGAGTTGGTCTCTATCGCCATTGACACTGCCCCACCCTCTAGTAAGAGTGCTGGTTGCTGAAAGTCTTTATCGAGCGTGGAGTATTACGACTAACCACCCTTATCATAGGGAATAGTCAGTTTTTAATATGTACAACATGGCAGTGGGATGAAAAATCAACGCACCCCTTTTCGCGACCATACAGCTGAATCAATGTTATTTATACGCCGAGCACTTATTGCGTTTGGCGTTATCATATTGCTATCAGCGCTTCTTGTAACGAACCTTTATCACTTACAAGTTGTTCGCCATGAAGATTATCAAACCCGATCAAATGATAATCGCATTAAACTGGTGCCAATTCCTCCTAGTCGTGGAATTATTTATGATCGTAATGGGACTCAGCTGGCATTAAACAAAACCTTTTATCAGCTGGAAATCGTTCCCGAAAAAGTTGAAAACCTGCAAGACACCCTTGAGAAATTACGCGATGTCATTGGATTAACTGATGAAGACATTGCTAATTTTGAAAAAGAGCGTAAACGCTCACGCCGCTTTACTTCTATTCCCTTAAAAACCCAGCTAAATGAAGTTCAGGTTGCTCGTTTTGCAGTAAACCAATACCGCTTCCCAGGCCTTGAGGTCAAAAGCTATCAGCGCCGTTCATACCCTTATGGTTCTGCATTGACCCATGTTATTGGTTACGTCGCTAAAATTAATGATAAAGATGTTGAGCGCCTTGATAAAGAAGGAATACTCCCTAACTACGCAGCCAGTCATGATATAGGTAAGTTAGGTATCGAACGCTATTATGAAGATGTCTTACATGGTAAGACCGGTTATGAAGAGGTCGAAGTCAACAGTCGTGGTCGAGTGATCCGTCAGCTACATGAGCAGCCGCCGCAAGCAGGTCGAGATATCTATCTGACGATTGATCTTGAACTACAAACCTATATTGAAAAATTACTGACCACCAGCCGAGCTGCTGTCGTGGTAACCGATCCTCGTAATGGTGAAATTTTAGCTCTGGTTTCAAACCCAAGTTATGACTCGAATTTATTTGTTAACGGTATCTCGAATAAAGACTATCAAGCGTTATTGAATAACCCAGACCGGCCATTAATTAATCGAACCACTCAAGGTCTCTATCCGCCAGCTTCAACCGTAAAGCCTTTTATTTCAGTGGCCGCTTTAAGTGAAAAAGTGATCACGCCTGCAACAACAATCTTTGATCCCGGTTGGTGGCAACTACCCGGCTCTGAAAAACGCTACCGTGACTGGAAACGTTGGGGCCATGGCAAGTTAAATGTGCTTAAATCCATTATCGAATCCGCAGATACCTTCTTCTATCAAGTTGCCTATGATATGGGTATTGATAGGTTATCTGATTGGATGAGCAAATTCGGTTTTGGTGACTACACCGGTATTGATCTCGCTGAAGAACGTTCAGGTATTATGCCAACCCGTGAATGGAAACAAAAACGCTATAAGAAACCTTGGTACCAAGGGGATACTATCCCAGTCGGCATCGGTCAAGGCTATTGGACCGCCACACCAATTCAAATGTCAAAAGCCTTAATGACGTTAATCAATGATGGCCAAGTGAAAACACCACATTTACTGTATGGTACAAAATTAGGTAATGCTATGGTGCCTTATGAAGACAAAGGCACCAGCCAAATTGGTGATATCCATTCAGGATACTGGGAAATTGCCAAACAAGGTATGTATGGTGTCGCCAATGCACCAAACGGTACAGGGCGACGTAGTTTTATTGGTACACCTTATAAAGCCGCAGCGAAATCAGGAACAGCTCAGGTATTTAGTTATGAAACCTATAATGCAAGTAAACTTGCCGAGCATTTACGCGATCATAAATTAATGATTGCCTACGCCCCTTATGATAAACCTACCGTTGCGGTGGCCATTATTTTAGAAAATGGTGGGGTAGGGCCTGCTGTAGGTGATATTGTTAGGCAAATTTTTGATCATGTCCTGTTAGGTGACAATAGAACCCAAGTTAACAGTGTAGGGGCAAGTTCAGAGGAAGACCGATAACATTATGACAGACGATAAGAAAAAATTATCACTCTCAATGCGTCTGCACATTGATGTGCCTATGCTGCTCATTATATTAGCTTTATTGGCTTACAGTGCGTTCATTATGTGGAGTGCTAGCGGTCAAGATCCTGAAATGATGGAAAGAAAGTTAGGCCAGATCGCGACAGGTTTTATTGTCATGATCATTATGGCGCAGATCCCCCCTCGCCTGTATGAAAATCTTGCCCCTCATTTATATATTTTTTGCGTTATCTTACTGATTTTTGTTGATGTCTTTGGTCAAATTAGTAAAGGGGCACAACGCTGGCTTGATCTCGGTATTATTCGTTTTCAACCCTCTGAAATCGCTAAAATCGCCGTTCCTCTGATGGTGGCTCGTTTTATGAACCGTGACCTATGTCCTCCATCATTAAAGAACACCGCCATTGCACTGGTTTTAATTGTTGTCCCCACATTGTTAGTTGCCGCTCAGCCTGACTTAGGAACCTCCATTTTAGTGGCGACATCGGGTATTTTTGTGCTGTTTTTAGCCGGTATGAGCTGGCGATTAATTACTATTGCGGCCTCTGCCCTCGCCGCCTTTATACCTTTATTGTGGTTTTTCTTAATGCATGATTATCAGCGTACGCGAGTCATGATGTTACTCGATCCTGAAACTGATCCACTCGGCGCGGGTTATCATATTATTCAATCTAAAATTGCTATTGGCTCTGGCGGTTTAATGGGTAAAGGCTGGCTGCATGGCACACAATCGCAACTTGAATTCCTACCTGAGCGCCATACTGACTTTATTTTTGCCGTTTTATCTGAAGAGCTGGGGCTTATTGGCGTCTTAGTATTACTTGGCCTGTACTTACTACTGATCATGCGAGGCCTGTATATTGCCGCCAGTGCACAAAATACCTTTGGCCGTGTCATGGCGGGGGGATTGATGCTGATCCTGTTTGTTTATGTATTTGTGAATATTGGGATGGTGAGTGGTATATTGCCTGTGGTTGGCGTACCGCTCCCTCTCGTCAGTTATGGCGGTTCTGCGCTCATTGTGTTAATGGCTGGATTCGGTATTATCATGTCTATCCATACACACAGAAAATTTCTTTCCAAGAGTTTATAAAAGAGGCTTAGTATGCGTTTTCAATGGATTATGCTTGGCATTACTGCCGCGTTGCTCAGTGGCTGCGTCACTGAAGAGAATATCAAGCAGCCTACTAATGTACCGGCTGTACCTGCGCAAGATGTGCTTGGAGCAGAGCCTCATTATGAGCCATTACATCCTACAGCGAACGGTGACTATCAACGTAATGGCCAGCAGTATCAAATCGTGCGTGATCCTTCACAATTCTCTCAAGTTGGCTATGCCTCTATTTTTGGTTCTGAATCCGCTGGCAATATGACGGCGATTGGAGAGCGAGTTAACCCAATCGAGTTAACTGCTGCGCACCCTACACTGCCGATCCCAAGCTATATACGCGTGACTAACATGATGAATGGTCGCATGATGGTAGTTCGTGTGAATGATCGTGGCCCCTATACTCAAGGTAAAAGCATTGCAGTTTCACGCGCCGTTGCTGACCGCTTGAATTTGATGCCAACAACCAAGATCAAAATTGACGCCATTCAAGTTGCTCAAGATGGCTCACTGTCAGGTCCGGGGACCATTGGTTCGAATTTTGTTAAACAAAGCTATGCCCTTCCAGGTCGTCCTCAATTAGGTGCAGGCCCAATGGGTACGCCAGTTATGCAAAGTGCCCCTGCCCCTGAAAATTCATTACCCGTTCAACAGCCTAGCGCACCAATGGAGCCTGTTGTACCTGAAAGTAGTTTAAAGGCTCCTGAGCCTGAGCCAACGCAAGCAGCGCCATCAGCAGCAGTACCTGAAAGGGGCTATTTAGTTCAAGTGGGTGCAATTAGCAGTCAAAGTAATGCGAAAACGATGCTGGATAATTTAAAAAATAAATTTGGCGTTCCGGGCCGCTTACAGCCATACAATAATATTTATCGAGTCCAATTAGGGCCATTTACCGATAGGCAGCAAGCAGTTGATTTACAAGGTCGCATTCAATCTGAATTAAATCAATCTTCGATGGTTGTTGCACCGTGATAAAAACAGCAAATTTATGCTCTAAATAACCTAAGATGCAGTCCTCCTGCATCTTGAAGTATCACGAGTATAAAATATTGTAAAAAATTGGCGCATGCATTAATCAATGAATCGACTTTTGCTACACTGCGCCTTCTTGTGTTAACCGAATTCCGGATGTAACAATAAAAACATGAAAAATTTTGCCCCATCACGTGTTGTTCGCAATACCTTACTGGGTACTGCACTGCTTTTTACTATCAGTCATTTTGCACAAGCAAATGAGCCATTCCCTAACAGTCCAATCCCCGCAGTACCTGATATTGACGCTGAAGCTTATATTCTCATTGACTATAACTCAGGTAAAGTTTTGGCAGAGAAAAATGCGGATCAACGTCGTGATCCTGCGAGTTTAACAAAAATGATGACCAGCTATGTTATCGGTCAAGCCATCAAATCAGGTAAAATCGGCGCAAATGACATGGTTACGGTGAACGAAGACGCATGGGCAACAGGTAATCCTGTGTTTAAAGGTTCATCACTGATGTTCCTAAAACCGGGCGACCGAGTCAGCGTATCTCAGTTAACACGCGGTATTAACTTACAGTCAGGTAACGATGCTTGCGTTGCAATGGCCGACTATGTGGCAGGTGATCAAACCAATTTTGTTCAGCTAATGAATGGTTATGTGAGCAAACTTGGGTTACAAAATACCCATTTCCAAACTGTTCATGGGTTAGATGCTGATGGGCAATACAGTTCAGCCCGTGACATGGCATTAATTGGCCAAGCGCTGATCCGTGATGTTCCCGAAGAATATGCTATCTATAAAGAAAAAGAATTCACCTTTAATAATATTCGTCAAACTAATCGTAACGGATTATTGTGGGATAAAAGTTTATCTGTAGATGGAATTAAAACAGGTCACACAAGCGGTGCAGGATATAACCTAGTTGCCTCTGCAACTGAAGGCGATATGCGTCTGATCTCAGTGGTTATGGGTGGAAAAAGCATGAAAGGCCGTGATGCAGAAAGCAAAAAACTCCTCACTTATGGCTTCCGCTTTTATGAAACCGTCAAGCCATTACAAGCAGGGGTTGAATTCGCATCTGAACCCGTTTGGTTTGGTGATGAAAATAATGTTAAATTAGGGGTTACAGAAGATCTGTTTTTAACTATTCCCCGTGGCCGCTTAAAAGATTTAAAAGCAAGCTATGACGTGACCAATAAAGAGCTTGAAGCGCCACTGAAAAAAGGCCAAGCAATTGGTACCATTAACTTTCAACTGGATGGTAAAACCATTGAGCAGCATCCATTGGTGGTACTGAAAGATGTCGAAGAAGGTGGTTTCTTTAGCCGTTTAATCGACTATATTAAATTACTGTTCCATCGTTGGTTTGGTTAACCCTTGAATCGGATATGCACTGTCCCCATATAGTGTATATCCGAATGTTTAAAAGATGACGATATCTATTTAAACACTATTTTTGTTATTAGGAGCGCCCATGAAAACGAAATTAAATGAACTACTTGAGTTCCCATGCTCATTCACTTACAAAGTGATGGGAATTGCGGAACCAGAGCTGGTTGATGAAGTCGTTGAAGTGGTTCAACGTCATGCGCCGGGCGACTATTCTCCAGATGTGAAGCCAAGCAGCAAAGGCAATTACCACTCAGTTTCGATTACCATCAATGCAACACACATTGAACAAGTCGAAACCTTATATGAAGAACTTGGTGCATTAGAGCGCGTGAGAATGGTTCTATAATCCACTGAGTCATTAATATACAAGGCCGTACTCTTATCGAGTGCGGTTTTTTATTACCTATAATTGTCTTTCATTAAGGTGTCGCGACCATTAATCGCTCACACTAATCAGAGAGTTTC
This portion of the Providencia manganoxydans genome encodes:
- the rlmH gene encoding 23S rRNA (pseudouridine(1915)-N(3))-methyltransferase RlmH → MKLQLIAVGTKMPDWVQTGFMDYLHRFPKDMPFELIEVPAGKRGKNADIKRILEKEGELMLAAVGKGNRIVTLDIPGERWDTPKLANQLESWKQDGRNVSLLIGGPEGLAPACKEAAMQSWSLSPLTLPHPLVRVLVAESLYRAWSITTNHPYHRE
- the mrdA gene encoding peptidoglycan DD-transpeptidase MrdA, whose protein sequence is MKNQRTPFRDHTAESMLFIRRALIAFGVIILLSALLVTNLYHLQVVRHEDYQTRSNDNRIKLVPIPPSRGIIYDRNGTQLALNKTFYQLEIVPEKVENLQDTLEKLRDVIGLTDEDIANFEKERKRSRRFTSIPLKTQLNEVQVARFAVNQYRFPGLEVKSYQRRSYPYGSALTHVIGYVAKINDKDVERLDKEGILPNYAASHDIGKLGIERYYEDVLHGKTGYEEVEVNSRGRVIRQLHEQPPQAGRDIYLTIDLELQTYIEKLLTTSRAAVVVTDPRNGEILALVSNPSYDSNLFVNGISNKDYQALLNNPDRPLINRTTQGLYPPASTVKPFISVAALSEKVITPATTIFDPGWWQLPGSEKRYRDWKRWGHGKLNVLKSIIESADTFFYQVAYDMGIDRLSDWMSKFGFGDYTGIDLAEERSGIMPTREWKQKRYKKPWYQGDTIPVGIGQGYWTATPIQMSKALMTLINDGQVKTPHLLYGTKLGNAMVPYEDKGTSQIGDIHSGYWEIAKQGMYGVANAPNGTGRRSFIGTPYKAAAKSGTAQVFSYETYNASKLAEHLRDHKLMIAYAPYDKPTVAVAIILENGGVGPAVGDIVRQIFDHVLLGDNRTQVNSVGASSEEDR
- the mrdB gene encoding peptidoglycan glycosyltransferase MrdB (rod shape-determining protein RodA), producing MTDDKKKLSLSMRLHIDVPMLLIILALLAYSAFIMWSASGQDPEMMERKLGQIATGFIVMIIMAQIPPRLYENLAPHLYIFCVILLIFVDVFGQISKGAQRWLDLGIIRFQPSEIAKIAVPLMVARFMNRDLCPPSLKNTAIALVLIVVPTLLVAAQPDLGTSILVATSGIFVLFLAGMSWRLITIAASALAAFIPLLWFFLMHDYQRTRVMMLLDPETDPLGAGYHIIQSKIAIGSGGLMGKGWLHGTQSQLEFLPERHTDFIFAVLSEELGLIGVLVLLGLYLLLIMRGLYIAASAQNTFGRVMAGGLMLILFVYVFVNIGMVSGILPVVGVPLPLVSYGGSALIVLMAGFGIIMSIHTHRKFLSKSL
- the rlpA gene encoding endolytic peptidoglycan transglycosylase RlpA codes for the protein MRFQWIMLGITAALLSGCVTEENIKQPTNVPAVPAQDVLGAEPHYEPLHPTANGDYQRNGQQYQIVRDPSQFSQVGYASIFGSESAGNMTAIGERVNPIELTAAHPTLPIPSYIRVTNMMNGRMMVVRVNDRGPYTQGKSIAVSRAVADRLNLMPTTKIKIDAIQVAQDGSLSGPGTIGSNFVKQSYALPGRPQLGAGPMGTPVMQSAPAPENSLPVQQPSAPMEPVVPESSLKAPEPEPTQAAPSAAVPERGYLVQVGAISSQSNAKTMLDNLKNKFGVPGRLQPYNNIYRVQLGPFTDRQQAVDLQGRIQSELNQSSMVVAP
- the dacA gene encoding D-alanyl-D-alanine carboxypeptidase DacA, whose translation is MKNFAPSRVVRNTLLGTALLFTISHFAQANEPFPNSPIPAVPDIDAEAYILIDYNSGKVLAEKNADQRRDPASLTKMMTSYVIGQAIKSGKIGANDMVTVNEDAWATGNPVFKGSSLMFLKPGDRVSVSQLTRGINLQSGNDACVAMADYVAGDQTNFVQLMNGYVSKLGLQNTHFQTVHGLDADGQYSSARDMALIGQALIRDVPEEYAIYKEKEFTFNNIRQTNRNGLLWDKSLSVDGIKTGHTSGAGYNLVASATEGDMRLISVVMGGKSMKGRDAESKKLLTYGFRFYETVKPLQAGVEFASEPVWFGDENNVKLGVTEDLFLTIPRGRLKDLKASYDVTNKELEAPLKKGQAIGTINFQLDGKTIEQHPLVVLKDVEEGGFFSRLIDYIKLLFHRWFG
- the ybeD gene encoding DUF493 family protein YbeD: MKTKLNELLEFPCSFTYKVMGIAEPELVDEVVEVVQRHAPGDYSPDVKPSSKGNYHSVSITINATHIEQVETLYEELGALERVRMVL